Proteins from one Bacteroides zhangwenhongii genomic window:
- a CDS encoding SMI1/KNR4 family protein, with the protein MKKDLIERLRRFLTAHDMIGTPASDEQVLCAEQELGVKFSSDYIDFIKNFGAAYAGMMINALDGNENVVDETKSFREVHPDVTDTYVISDDGSGNPIMINSKGEVEIYYHDSDAEIEIIASSLEQYIEDNFPEW; encoded by the coding sequence TCTTATAGAACGATTGAGAAGATTTCTAACGGCACATGATATGATTGGGACACCTGCATCTGATGAGCAGGTATTATGTGCGGAACAAGAATTAGGAGTAAAATTTAGTTCTGACTATATAGACTTTATCAAGAATTTCGGAGCTGCATACGCAGGAATGATGATTAATGCTTTAGACGGCAATGAAAATGTGGTCGATGAAACTAAATCATTCAGAGAAGTTCATCCCGATGTTACAGATACTTATGTGATTTCAGATGATGGTTCTGGCAATCCCATAATGATTAATTCTAAGGGAGAGGTCGAAATATATTATCATGATAGTGATGCAGAAATAGAAATCATCGCTTCGTCATTAGAACAATATATAGAAGATAATTTTCCTGAATGGTAA
- a CDS encoding SMI1/KNR4 family protein — MEVFTEIMKYIQTFGKYGCKEYENGTKLYGHAPFIAPKAYNFRVFSPLSEQEIVKLEQDMHREIPIAYRSFLIKNANGLNLFNTTLCFDGLRKSYCRSLEATPEPFSLSELNKFERPKNAKESYFFIGGYDNDLSKLYINSEDGTVHFCKRWDATSLLKWNSFEEMILSETRRLLSLHNDRGEILVPHEKTLPI; from the coding sequence ATGGAAGTGTTTACGGAAATAATGAAATACATTCAGACTTTTGGAAAGTATGGATGTAAGGAATACGAAAACGGAACAAAATTATATGGTCATGCGCCTTTTATCGCTCCCAAAGCATATAATTTTCGTGTTTTTTCGCCATTGAGTGAACAAGAAATCGTAAAGTTAGAACAAGATATGCATCGGGAAATCCCTATTGCATATCGTTCGTTTCTAATAAAAAATGCTAATGGTTTGAATCTTTTTAATACTACTCTATGTTTTGATGGGTTGAGAAAATCGTATTGCAGGAGTTTGGAAGCTACCCCTGAACCATTTTCTTTATCCGAACTTAACAAATTCGAAAGACCTAAAAATGCAAAAGAGTCCTACTTTTTCATTGGGGGATATGATAATGACTTATCCAAGCTCTATATAAATTCAGAAGATGGCACAGTTCATTTTTGCAAACGCTGGGATGCTACCTCGTTATTAAAATGGAACTCTTTTGAAGAAATGATTTTATCTGAAACAAGAAGGCTTCTAAGTCTTCATAATGATAGGGGTGAAATTCTTGTACCACATGAGAAAACACTTCCAATATGA